A part of Daphnia pulex isolate KAP4 chromosome 6, ASM2113471v1 genomic DNA contains:
- the LOC124196290 gene encoding aminopeptidase N-like isoform X2 produces MRLIFIRLILFLLASNGMSDGHRIDPFLNPLHYDLVLLPVISGGSPRLCGHVYIDVQPTRTTNLITFHAVELTIIDVSVRSVGNETAAVNSAIDDRFLQLEDLCFSGLFVQTSKEFQTIQEVPEREQMSIVLKQVLLKGHKYRIGLYYLGKVREDSRGFYRANYKNDVTSCCHQGWFGGTQMQATDARRVLPCLDEPGLKMTFDVVVGHSNAMTALSNMPEISSRAMTTTRDWMWTSFSRSPPMPTYLLAMFVTDYESLETIYQLDGDRSVKLRFWGRPDQLPHLKESMAVAGDLLNYLVKYVRQPFTLPKIDFITAPIQLHFEAMENWGLILFRENRLYHNKETDSEDDRFTLIQIMAHELAHQFFGNLVTSNWWSDIWFNEGMSSLFEMELTDYAMPNDTYRCEAERHKSIRSAMKFEEERTEPLTVIRQVETAEEAEKMFDPLSYSKGSGLFLMLRNFVGHEKFRNALITYMDRYQFQSVNSRNFMEILNEQLHQDREFGRTMNVTKIMNSWTHQPSYPIVRCSLAGNGRIRLSQMPFPLLRSNSSQVNALWWIPIAMTDGRRPDFTREGTYPRVWLTPERPTLEIPYFPQVLNRDGPAEDQEPDTWILVNGQFAIYGRVLYDKANWRLISNQLMLNHTVIPKVTRAQLIDDAFTLAGAGYLDYQVVVELIEYLTLVNDEFVQSTSLFHLKLIQERSRHNESLYNLFKEYTSRFKFEKTDHGEPGDYNDWVRVGDPLDGVGCLNWSDDGVCVDQVMRLFHAQMGGSITPEEKKAMTEHLERNWCAVIRYGGKEEWNWAWRASLCDMWSSQRTKILSAMSCSQDRDRLKQLLSRVFSPTIEQDPHDTFATIEKMTENHVARSMVLNFLATNWEILGRHYRRSGDNLKLLTSAAKFLSTPDELKEMSRILSDLENKDKKLNRAFTNGILEGIRNNIRWGEKNLEQVYLVIESRIMTRRSTNSLAKTNCIP; encoded by the exons ATGCGTTTGATATTCATCcgattaattttatttctgctCGCCTCCAATGGGATGAGCGACGGACACAGGATCGATCCTTTCCTCAATCCCCTCCACTACGACCTGGTCCTGTTGCCCGTCATCAGCGGCGGCAGCCCGCGATTGTGCGGCCACGTTTACATCGACGTCCAGCCGACCAGGACGACCAATTTGATCACGTTCCACGCAGTCGAGCTCACCATCATCGACGTCAGCGTGCGGAGTGTCGGGAACGAAACGGCCGCTGTCAATTCGGCCATCGACGACCGATTTCTCCAGCTGGAGGATCTCTGCTTCTCAGGTCTTTTCGTTCAAACCTCCAAGGAATTTCAGACGATCCAGGAGGTGCCGGAGCGGGAGCAAATGAGCATAGTTCTCAAACAGGTTTTGCTCAAGGGTCACAAGTACCGCATCGGTTTGTATTACCTGGGCAAGGTTAGAGAGGATTCCAGAGGATTTTACAGAGCCAATTACAAGAATGACGTCACTTCCTGCTGCCACCAAgg TTGGTTCGGTGGAACGCAAATGCAAGCGACCGACGCCCGTCGAGTTCTTCCCTGCCTGGACGAGCCGGGATTAAAAATGACTTTTGACGTGGTTGTCGGTCACAGCAACGCCATGACGGCCCTGTCCAACATGCCCGAAATTTCCAGCCGTGCCAT GACAACCACGCGCGATTGGATGTGGACGTCATTTTCACGGTCGCCGCCCATGCCCACCTATTTATTGGCCATGTTCGTGACGGACTATGAGAGTTTGGAGACGATTTATCAGTTGGACGGCGACCGGTCCGTCAAGTTGCGCTTCTGGGGACGGCCGGACCAGCTGCCCCATCTAAAGGAATCCATGGCGGTCGCCGGCGACCTGCTCAACTATTTGGTGAAATACGTCCGTCAGCCGTTCACTTTAcccaaaattgattttataacCGCGCCAATTCAACTCCATTTCGAGGCCATGGAGAACTGGGGTCTCATCCTCTTTCG GGAAAACCGACTTTATCACAACAAGGAAACTGACAGCGAGGACGACCGTTTTACTCTCATTCAAATAATGGCGCACGAATTGGCGCATCAGTTTTTCGGCAACTTG gtTACTTCCAATTGGTGGAGTGACATTTGGTTTAATGAAGGCATGAGTTCACTCTTCGAGATGGAATTAACCGATTAT GCAATGCCAAACGACACGTATCGTTGTGAGGCCGAACGCCACAAATCCATTCGATCCGCCATGAAATTCGAAGAGGAGCGAACAGAACCGCTGACGGTCATCCGACAAGTGGAGACGGCCGAAGAAGCTGAAAAGATGTTTGATCCACTTTCCTACAGTAAAG GAAGTGGTTTATTCCTGATGTTACGCAATTTCGTTGGACATGAGAAATTCAGAAACGCACTCATCACTTACATGGATCGCTA TCAATTCCAGAGTGTCAACAGTcgaaatttcatggagatttTGAACGAGCAACTGCACCAGGACCGCGAATTTGGCCGGACGATGAACGTCACGAAGATCATGAATTCTTGGACCCATCAGCCGAGTTATCCGATCGTTCGTTGCTCTCTGGCCGGCAACGGGCGAATTCGGCTGTCTCAGATGCCGTTTCCGTTACTCCGAAGCAATTCATCACAGGTCAATGCCTTGTGGTGGATCCCCATCGCCATGACGGATGGCAGACGGCCAGATTTCACCCGAGAAGGGACATATCCGAGAGTTTGGCTCACGCCCGAACGTCCGACTTTGGAGATTCCTTATTTCCCTCAGGTGTTGAACCGAGACGGACCAGCAGAAGACCAAGAACCGGACACTTGGATTCTCGTCAACGGCCAATTCGCCATCTACGGTCGAGTGTTGTACGACAAAGCCAATTGGCGACTGATCTCCAATCAGCTGATGCTCAATCACACCGTCATCCCGAAAGTGACTCGGGCTCAATTGATTGACGACGCTTTCACGCTGGCTGGAGCCGGATATTTGGACTATCAAGTGGTTGTTGAACTCATCGAGTATCTGACTTTGGTCAACGACGAGTTCGTCCAGTCTACCAGTTTATTCCACTTGAAATTGATCCAGGAACGGTCGAGACACAACGAATCGCTTTATAATCTGTTCAAG GAATACACCAGTAGATTCAAGTTCGAGAAAACCGACCATGGAGAGCCAGGCGACTACAACGACTGGGTTCGAGTTGGTGATCCGCTGGATGGAGTTGGCTGCCTGAACTGGAGTGACgacggtgtgtgtgtcgatCAAGTCATGCGCCTCTTTCACGCTCAAATGGGCGGCTCAATTACCCCCGAAGAGAAAAA GGCAATGACGGAACATTTGGAGCGCAATTGGTGTGCGGTGATTCGCTACGGTGGCAAGGAAGAATGGAACTGGGCGTGGCGAGCTAGTCTTTGCGACATGTGGTCGTCACAGCGGACAAAGATTTTATCGGCCATGAGTTGCAGTCAAGATCGTGATCGTTTGAAACAGCTTCTTTCGCGCGTGTTTTCGCCGACAATCGAACAGGACCCGCACGACACGTTCGCCACCATTGAGAAAATGACGGAAAATCACGTCGCTCGTTCCATGGTGTTGAACTTTTTGGCGACCAACTGGGAGATCCTAGGGCGACA TTATAGAAGGTCTGGCGATAATTTGAAGCTGCTCACCTCTGCCGCCAAATTTCTGAGTACACCAGACGAATTGAAAGAG ATGTCCCGGATTTTGTCCGACTTGGAAAATAAAGACAAGAAACTCAATCGCGCTTTCACGAACGGGATTCTGGAGGGTATCCGCAACAATATTCGCTGGGGTGAGAAGAATTTGGAACAAGTCTATTTGGTTAT
- the LOC124196290 gene encoding aminopeptidase N-like isoform X1, giving the protein MRLIFIRLILFLLASNGMSDGHRIDPFLNPLHYDLVLLPVISGGSPRLCGHVYIDVQPTRTTNLITFHAVELTIIDVSVRSVGNETAAVNSAIDDRFLQLEDLCFSGLFVQTSKEFQTIQEVPEREQMSIVLKQVLLKGHKYRIGLYYLGKVREDSRGFYRANYKNDVTSCCHQGWFGGTQMQATDARRVLPCLDEPGLKMTFDVVVGHSNAMTALSNMPEISSRAMTTTRDWMWTSFSRSPPMPTYLLAMFVTDYESLETIYQLDGDRSVKLRFWGRPDQLPHLKESMAVAGDLLNYLVKYVRQPFTLPKIDFITAPIQLHFEAMENWGLILFRENRLYHNKETDSEDDRFTLIQIMAHELAHQFFGNLVTSNWWSDIWFNEGMSSLFEMELTDYAMPNDTYRCEAERHKSIRSAMKFEEERTEPLTVIRQVETAEEAEKMFDPLSYSKGSGLFLMLRNFVGHEKFRNALITYMDRYQFQSVNSRNFMEILNEQLHQDREFGRTMNVTKIMNSWTHQPSYPIVRCSLAGNGRIRLSQMPFPLLRSNSSQVNALWWIPIAMTDGRRPDFTREGTYPRVWLTPERPTLEIPYFPQVLNRDGPAEDQEPDTWILVNGQFAIYGRVLYDKANWRLISNQLMLNHTVIPKVTRAQLIDDAFTLAGAGYLDYQVVVELIEYLTLVNDEFVQSTSLFHLKLIQERSRHNESLYNLFKEYTSRFKFEKTDHGEPGDYNDWVRVGDPLDGVGCLNWSDDGVCVDQVMRLFHAQMGGSITPEEKKAMTEHLERNWCAVIRYGGKEEWNWAWRASLCDMWSSQRTKILSAMSCSQDRDRLKQLLSRVFSPTIEQDPHDTFATIEKMTENHVARSMVLNFLATNWEILGRHFSYRRSGDNLKLLTSAAKFLSTPDELKEMSRILSDLENKDKKLNRAFTNGILEGIRNNIRWGEKNLEQVYLVIESRIMTRRSTNSLAKTNCIP; this is encoded by the exons ATGCGTTTGATATTCATCcgattaattttatttctgctCGCCTCCAATGGGATGAGCGACGGACACAGGATCGATCCTTTCCTCAATCCCCTCCACTACGACCTGGTCCTGTTGCCCGTCATCAGCGGCGGCAGCCCGCGATTGTGCGGCCACGTTTACATCGACGTCCAGCCGACCAGGACGACCAATTTGATCACGTTCCACGCAGTCGAGCTCACCATCATCGACGTCAGCGTGCGGAGTGTCGGGAACGAAACGGCCGCTGTCAATTCGGCCATCGACGACCGATTTCTCCAGCTGGAGGATCTCTGCTTCTCAGGTCTTTTCGTTCAAACCTCCAAGGAATTTCAGACGATCCAGGAGGTGCCGGAGCGGGAGCAAATGAGCATAGTTCTCAAACAGGTTTTGCTCAAGGGTCACAAGTACCGCATCGGTTTGTATTACCTGGGCAAGGTTAGAGAGGATTCCAGAGGATTTTACAGAGCCAATTACAAGAATGACGTCACTTCCTGCTGCCACCAAgg TTGGTTCGGTGGAACGCAAATGCAAGCGACCGACGCCCGTCGAGTTCTTCCCTGCCTGGACGAGCCGGGATTAAAAATGACTTTTGACGTGGTTGTCGGTCACAGCAACGCCATGACGGCCCTGTCCAACATGCCCGAAATTTCCAGCCGTGCCAT GACAACCACGCGCGATTGGATGTGGACGTCATTTTCACGGTCGCCGCCCATGCCCACCTATTTATTGGCCATGTTCGTGACGGACTATGAGAGTTTGGAGACGATTTATCAGTTGGACGGCGACCGGTCCGTCAAGTTGCGCTTCTGGGGACGGCCGGACCAGCTGCCCCATCTAAAGGAATCCATGGCGGTCGCCGGCGACCTGCTCAACTATTTGGTGAAATACGTCCGTCAGCCGTTCACTTTAcccaaaattgattttataacCGCGCCAATTCAACTCCATTTCGAGGCCATGGAGAACTGGGGTCTCATCCTCTTTCG GGAAAACCGACTTTATCACAACAAGGAAACTGACAGCGAGGACGACCGTTTTACTCTCATTCAAATAATGGCGCACGAATTGGCGCATCAGTTTTTCGGCAACTTG gtTACTTCCAATTGGTGGAGTGACATTTGGTTTAATGAAGGCATGAGTTCACTCTTCGAGATGGAATTAACCGATTAT GCAATGCCAAACGACACGTATCGTTGTGAGGCCGAACGCCACAAATCCATTCGATCCGCCATGAAATTCGAAGAGGAGCGAACAGAACCGCTGACGGTCATCCGACAAGTGGAGACGGCCGAAGAAGCTGAAAAGATGTTTGATCCACTTTCCTACAGTAAAG GAAGTGGTTTATTCCTGATGTTACGCAATTTCGTTGGACATGAGAAATTCAGAAACGCACTCATCACTTACATGGATCGCTA TCAATTCCAGAGTGTCAACAGTcgaaatttcatggagatttTGAACGAGCAACTGCACCAGGACCGCGAATTTGGCCGGACGATGAACGTCACGAAGATCATGAATTCTTGGACCCATCAGCCGAGTTATCCGATCGTTCGTTGCTCTCTGGCCGGCAACGGGCGAATTCGGCTGTCTCAGATGCCGTTTCCGTTACTCCGAAGCAATTCATCACAGGTCAATGCCTTGTGGTGGATCCCCATCGCCATGACGGATGGCAGACGGCCAGATTTCACCCGAGAAGGGACATATCCGAGAGTTTGGCTCACGCCCGAACGTCCGACTTTGGAGATTCCTTATTTCCCTCAGGTGTTGAACCGAGACGGACCAGCAGAAGACCAAGAACCGGACACTTGGATTCTCGTCAACGGCCAATTCGCCATCTACGGTCGAGTGTTGTACGACAAAGCCAATTGGCGACTGATCTCCAATCAGCTGATGCTCAATCACACCGTCATCCCGAAAGTGACTCGGGCTCAATTGATTGACGACGCTTTCACGCTGGCTGGAGCCGGATATTTGGACTATCAAGTGGTTGTTGAACTCATCGAGTATCTGACTTTGGTCAACGACGAGTTCGTCCAGTCTACCAGTTTATTCCACTTGAAATTGATCCAGGAACGGTCGAGACACAACGAATCGCTTTATAATCTGTTCAAG GAATACACCAGTAGATTCAAGTTCGAGAAAACCGACCATGGAGAGCCAGGCGACTACAACGACTGGGTTCGAGTTGGTGATCCGCTGGATGGAGTTGGCTGCCTGAACTGGAGTGACgacggtgtgtgtgtcgatCAAGTCATGCGCCTCTTTCACGCTCAAATGGGCGGCTCAATTACCCCCGAAGAGAAAAA GGCAATGACGGAACATTTGGAGCGCAATTGGTGTGCGGTGATTCGCTACGGTGGCAAGGAAGAATGGAACTGGGCGTGGCGAGCTAGTCTTTGCGACATGTGGTCGTCACAGCGGACAAAGATTTTATCGGCCATGAGTTGCAGTCAAGATCGTGATCGTTTGAAACAGCTTCTTTCGCGCGTGTTTTCGCCGACAATCGAACAGGACCCGCACGACACGTTCGCCACCATTGAGAAAATGACGGAAAATCACGTCGCTCGTTCCATGGTGTTGAACTTTTTGGCGACCAACTGGGAGATCCTAGGGCGACA TTTTAGTTATAGAAGGTCTGGCGATAATTTGAAGCTGCTCACCTCTGCCGCCAAATTTCTGAGTACACCAGACGAATTGAAAGAG ATGTCCCGGATTTTGTCCGACTTGGAAAATAAAGACAAGAAACTCAATCGCGCTTTCACGAACGGGATTCTGGAGGGTATCCGCAACAATATTCGCTGGGGTGAGAAGAATTTGGAACAAGTCTATTTGGTTAT